A section of the Thunnus albacares chromosome 6, fThuAlb1.1, whole genome shotgun sequence genome encodes:
- the LOC122984513 gene encoding EH domain-containing protein 2-like yields the protein MSIRRFRRNPKTLRDVNMVTEELRNLYYKRLLPIEKYYSFHHFHSPSYEDADFDNKPMVLVMGQYSTGKTTFIRYLIEQDFLGSRVGPEPTTDCFTAVMYGDVEEIIPGNALSVDPKKPFRNLDPFGNGFLNRFQCVQMPNKVLESISIIDTPGILTAAKRKLSRGYDFPAVLRWFAERVDRIILLFDAHKLEFSDELTRAFGALCGYEDKLRVVLNKADRVDSQQLMRVYGSLMWSLGKVFRTPEILRVYIGSFWSEPRQVCDHYELIELEEEDLLADIRNLPRNAALRKLNDLVKRARLVRAHAHIISYLKQEMPTIFCKESKKHNLIYQLPVIFTKIQQQHRVPAGDFPDCTKMQERLMGQDFSKFKTLKPSLMASLDKLLTTDIANLVPLLQQQELRKKSLHGVLDGEFLGTFRPEHYRRDPFKELKDDESNERDSDEWVVERYKPKYDEIFYNLSPNEGKLSGTKVKEWMTSTLLPNSVLAHVWRLSDVDGDGMLDNEEFALAVHLIEGKLEGHWLPRELPSHLVPPSKRLSTATDEE from the exons ATGTCTATCCGGAGGTTTAGGAGAAACCCTAAAACACTGAGGGACGTCAATATGGTGACAGAGGAGCTGAGGAATCTTTATTACAAGAGGCTGCTGCCGATAGAGAAATACTATTCTTTCCATCACTTCCACTCTCCGAGCTATGAGGATGCAGACTTTGACAACAAACCCATGGTGCTGGTGATGGGTCAGTACTCGACAGGAAAGACAACTTTTATCAG GTATCTAATAGAACAAGATTTTCTTGGTAGCAGAGTTGGGCCAGAGCCAACCACTGACTGCTTCACTGCCGTCATGTATGGAGATGTGGAAGAAATCATCCCTGGGAATGCTCTTTCAGTGGATCCAAAAAAGCCCTTTCGCAACCTCGACCCTTTTGGAAATGGCTTTCTGAACAG GTTTCAGTGTGTTCAAATGCCAAATAAAGTCCTTGAGAGTATCAGCATTATTGACACACCAGGCATCTTGACTGCAGCTAAGAGAAAACTAAGTCGAG GCTATGACTTCCCAGCAGTGCTGCGCTGGTTCGCAGAGCGTGTGGATCGAATCATCCTGCTGTTTGATGCACATAAGCTGGAGTTCTCTGATGAGCTCACTCGGGCCTTTGGGGCTCTGTGCGGTTATGAGGACAAGTTGCGTGTAGTTCTGAACAAAGCTGACAGGGTAGATTCCCAACAACTCATGAGAGTGTACGGCTCCCTCATGTGGTCACTGGGGAAAGTGTTTCGAACCCCTGAGATCTTGCGGGTTTACATCGGATCTTTCTGGTCAGAGCCGAGGCAGGTGTGTGACCACTACGAGCTGATAGAGCTTGAGGAGGAGGATCTCTTGGCTGACATAAGGAACCTGCCGCGCAATGCTGCACTGCGAAAACTGAACGACTTGGTGAAGAGGGCACGCTTAGTGAGG GCTCATGCACACATTATCAGCTATCTGAAGCAGGAGATGCCAACCATTTTTTGCAAAGAAAGCAAGAAGCACAATCTCATCTACCAGCTTCCTGTAATTTTCACCAAGATCCAGCAACAACACAGAGTCCCAGCTGGCGACTTCCCCGACTGCACCAAGATGCAG GAGCGACTTATGGGTCAAGATTTCTCAAAGTTCAAGACACTCAAACCAAGTCTGATGGCTTCTTTGGACAAACTCCTGACCACTGACATAGCAAACCTGGTGCCCTTACTCCAACAACAAGAACTGAGGAAGAAATCACTTCATGGAGTGTTGGACGGTGAATTTCTGGGAACATTCAGGCCTGAGCATTACAGGAGAGATCCCTTCAAGGAACTCAAAGATGACGAAAGCAATGAAAGAGATTCTGATGAGTGGGTTGTGGAGAGGTACAAGCCAAAATATGATGAGATTTTCTACAATCTCAGTCCAAATGAGGGCAAACTGAGCGGCACCAAAGTCAAAGAGTGGATGACGAGCACCCTTCTGCCCAACTCTGTGCTTGCTCATGTCTGGAGGCTGTCTGACGTAGATGGTGACGGCATGCTGGACAATGAGGAGTTTGCTTTGGCTGTCCACCTTATTGAGGGAAAACTAGAGGGACACTGGCTCCCCCGAGAGCTTCCTTCTCACCTGGTGCCACCGTCAAAACGGCTGAGTACAGCCACCGATGAGGAGTAA